From Carya illinoinensis cultivar Pawnee chromosome 5, C.illinoinensisPawnee_v1, whole genome shotgun sequence, one genomic window encodes:
- the LOC122309138 gene encoding peroxidase N1-like produces MGRGSNSNHTIIMMFVVVLLAQLRASLVHGQATRVGFYSRTCPRVESIVRSTVQTYFRSNSTIAPGLLRMHFHDCFVHGCDASILIDGANTEKTAPPNSLLRGYEVIDDAKAKLEAACPGVVSCADILALAARDSVFVTKGSSWQVPTGRRDGRISLASDTSNLPSFRDSVDVQKQKFAEKGLETKDLVALVGGHTIGTVACQFFRYRLYNFTINGNGADPTIDPTFLPQLQALCPQNGDGTRRVGLDTGSQNRFDSSFFNNLRNSRGVLESDQKLWTDASTRTFVQRFQGVRGFSAEFGRSMVKMSNVDVKTGTKGEIRKICSAIN; encoded by the exons ATGGGGAGAGGAAGTAATTCAAACCACACAATCATCATGATGTTTGTAGTAGTACTGCTCGCCCAGCTTCGTGCCTCATTGGTGCATGGCCAAGCCACTCGGGTTGGATTCTATTCGAGAACATGTCCTCGAGTAGAATCCATTGTTCGATCTACCGTTCAAACGTATTTTCGGTCTAATTCTACTATTGCTCCAGGGCTGTTGAGAATGCACTTCCATGATTGCTTTGTACACGGCTGCGATGCTTCCATCCTTATTGATGGGGCTAATACTGAGAAAACAGCCCCACCTAATAGTTTATTAAGAGGATATGAAGTCATTGACGATGCCAAAGCCAAACTCGAAGCTGCATGTCCTGGAGTCGTTTCTTGCGCAGATATTCTTGCCCTTGCTGCCCGCGATTCTGTTTTTGTG ACCAAAGGATCAAGCTGGCAGGTGCCTACTGGACGTAGAGATGGCAGGATATCATTGGCCTCAGATACCTCCAATCTGCCTAGCTTTAGAGACTCCGTTGatgttcaaaagcaaaaatttgcAGAGAAGGGTCTCGAGACTAAAGATCTCGTTGCCCTAGTTG GTGGACACACCATTGGTACTGTAGCATGCCAGTTCTTCAGATATAGACTATACAACTTTACTATAAATGGAAACGGTGCTGATCCTACCATTGACCCAACTTTCCTACCTCAACTCCAAGCTCTCTGCCCACAAAATGGCGACGGAACAAGGCGTGTTGGACTAGATACTGGTAGCCAAAACAGATTTGACTCatctttcttcaacaacctgagGAATAGCCGGGGAGTACTCGAGTCTGATCAAAAGTTATGGACTGATGCCTCCACAAGGACTTTTGTTCAACGTTTCCAGGGTGTGAGAGGATTCAGTGCGGAGTTTGGAAGGTCCATGGTGAAGATGAGTAACGTTGATGTTAAAACCGGTACTAAGGGTGAGATTCGCAAAATATGCTCTGCAATTAATTAA